CAAAACAGAGAGTTATAATCAGTTGCAAGACAGAAGTAATGTCGCACCAACAGAAGCAATGTTGCACTGCAGAGCACGGCAGCAAGCAATCCTGCACAGTTGCACAGAAATGGAAATACATCATAAATGGAATCATGTCAGAACAGTAAAGCAATGAAGAATATAAATAGTCTATAAATGTACAGGAAAAGTGTCCTCCAATCTTACCATTGAGGAAGTGTGAATGTAGTTATAGTAGTCtataaatagtttgtaaatgttCAATACCGAGATGTACAAGTGAAAAAGGGCGAATACATTTTCTCTCATTCTTCTGGACAATCTCTCAAACACTTGCTATGCATACTGAGAACTAATCTCaatatggtatcaagagcccaATAAGACCATCGTCTTttactacctttttttttttttcttctgtgtTTCCTATTCTTCCACTGTCCAATGGCTTCAGAGGAGGACTCTCCTATCTCTACACCTCCCATTTCTACACAAAACACGGTACACAATCTTCTTCCTACACTACTTCACTATGCAAGTAGCTCCATTACCGTGAAGCTTACCACAAAGAACTTTCTCTTATGGAAAGCTCAAATAGTTCCCTTCTTGAAAGGCTATCAAGTTTTTGGTCATGTGGATGGTTCTCTTGAAATACCTCCCCCCATGATCAACCAACAGCCCAATCCCGAGTATACACAATGGTTGCTTGTGGATCAACGTGTCCTTTCTGTGATAAACTCCTCCTTGTCCGAGCCTGTCCTTGCTCAAGTCCTTGAATGTGTGTCTACTCGAGAGGTTTGGGACACTCTTAATGCAATGTTTGTTTCCCAATCCTCTGCACATGTTATGCAGACCCAATACCTGTTGGCCACAACAAAAAAGGCCCTGAATCTATAACTGAGTATTACAACAAGGTTAAAGCTCTCTCTACTTCTCTGCGTGCGGCTGGTCATCCGCTATCCAACTCTGAATTCTCGTCTATTTACTAGCAGGCCTTGGATTGGAGTATGATGCTTTGGTTACTTCTCTCACAACCCGAGCTAAACCCCTAACTCCTCAACAGATTTACAACTTCCTTCTAAATCATGAATCTCGGCTTCAACATCACACCAAAAGACACTCGTATCCATGGGTGCGTCCAAGTCTACGGAAAGCTCCCAGAAAACCATCAAAGACCAAACATTATCAGGTCTTGGAAACCTACTAAGGCTCCTCCCGACGAGGACAGTCTTCATGTACCAGTTCCTCAGCCCTGCCTTATCCAACTATGGCAACTGCGACCCCTTCAACTACAAGTTCCTTACCTCCATCCTCGTTGGTCTATGCGGTCTGGCTTGCTTCTTTTCTACTTTCATCGAGAGTTATGTCGGAGATGACAAGAAAACCCACTATGGGATCGCAACGTTGAAGGGTCTTTGGCCCTTGCCAGAGTCCAAGAACGTCAACTTGTTGGCCTATAAGTTTCGGTTTGCCGACTTCGTTCATGCCTTCTTTACGGTGTGTGTGTTTGGAGTCGTCGTGCTTTTGGATCAAAATACTGTGGAGTGCTTCTATCCGGTGTCGGCTTCCACTCAGAAAACTTTGCTCAAGGTGTTGCCTCCTGTTGTTGGTGAGGCGTCGAGTGTGGTTTTCATGGCTTTTCCTAACAAGCGCCATGGAATCAGATACCCTAAAAGTAGTACTGATTCTTCGAATTAGGATTCCAAGTCTACTGGCGGAGAAGTATCCTTAACAAAAGTCTAAATTATAATTAAGTTCAAGCTATGTGTTTTTCTTTTACCTAATTGTTGCCTTGTTTTCGTGTGTACAAATTCCTATGTTTATACATAAGCTCGTTTGATGAGATCATACGTACTTAATTTGCTGCATGGCGTGATCAGGTTGTAATATTTCAATTCACTTCATGTGCTTTGTGTATGGTTtaatctttcttctttcttgagGTTTGTGCATGGAGAAATACCCTTGATCCGAAAAACCTTagtgttgcctagatgactaacacaagagggggggtgaattgaattgtattaaaaaaaataacaattataaatcaaatatataatataaaatataaacaaaatatgaaataacaataaatataaagagtaagggtaagagagaagcaaactcagtatgttaacgaggttcggccccactgcctacgtcctcgcctcaagctaccccttgaggattcccaaattcactattcaacctccttcaggtggagatagaaacctattatacatttgaacaacaccgctacaaaggatccgtgtagaacatcctctacacttgcaatcaccttacacgtggtgattcaactattccccgtgtagaatactttctacacacacaagggttatacacaccctttttctgatacaagagctgatagtgggtaggttatcagaaaacactcctcaataagtgaaataagaacaatacagcgcaaactatatctctcaaaataaacaaggattaaggctcaatgcttagagaagagagaatgaaagctttgaatgaatgttgtatgctcttggtgttgtaaatgtgaagctctcaaatgatctatttataggcatatgagacttcatattcaaatttaacaagattcacatgtcaaagacaacatcattcactttttcaaaaaattcaaataaaaggttcttcttttccaattgtcaaaaacaacatcattcactttttcaaaaaaatcaaacctaatcttttacttttggcatatgacaaaatgagcacactttccttttcaaaaaattcaaacctaatcttttactttttgcatatgacaaaatgagcatactttacttttcaaatttttcaaacaaaatcatctaccttttgtataagtctaaaaaagcatcaatcacttttgaaaaaattcaaataaaacatgcacatgtgaaaaatgacaatcaatcatctttaatattttcaaaattcaaccctttaatcaaagcatgcacatgcaaaagatgacaatcaatcatctttcaaaattttcaaatttaattttcaaaaatattcatgcacatgtggaaaatgtattttaatactttatgataaaatattaattttgaacattaatcctaatttcgaattttaatagatttacaatattactctatgactttaatgtgaacttatttccttcttgctcatgcttggttctttgatgtgcttgattccattgtgtgaacaatttgagtttgaaacttctttgttctttgaattcatttgttatcatcaaaatctatgtgtagatttataatcacataaaacttgaaaccttgggttcaacacttaGGAAATTTGTGTATGGTTatgtattcttcttctttttatgttGTTATCCATGTAGTTTCCCTCTTTATAATGAGGTTAGTTGAACTTGTAATTAATTAGTTTATCTCGACTCTCTACGTACGTTCAAATCATGGGAAGAATACATACACACACGAGCGTAGGGCTGTACACCAATGGGTTCGGCGTCGGTTTCAGTGCTGAACTGAGACACCACCGATCTCTTTAATGTCCCTATTAAACCGGTCGAAACCGAGGCTTTGAGGAGAAAAAAACCGATCATATTGGTCTCGATTAGCATCGGCGAGGTAGTTGGTTTACCGTCGGCATCTTCTGTGAAGGAGGAGGAGCTAAGGATGAAGAATGAACACTGTGCCGTCGTCTGCCATGGATGATGAATGAGTTGCAGAGAGGAAGATTAGGtgcggggaagaagaagaggggtgggggggggggggggatatgAACTCAAAAGCCAAACAACGCcgttctattatatttattttaaaacatacatgCTCTAAACGACGTTGTTTAACTTATTTAAGTAAAACAGCGCCGttttatattcatatatttgaaaaaataaataaacagacTGGATCGGTTGGTTCAATGGTTTCCCAGGGGTCCAAACCGGCACCGAACCGCTGATGTCGGTTTTGCTTCAATTTCTCTTGCCCGCCGACTGGTTCTTTGTCGTTCCGGTCTCCGGCCGTCAGTTTGATTGTTTACGGCCAGTTTGGTCGGTTCCTGTACACCCCTACACGAGCGTATCTTTTAGGCCTTGTTTGGGTTGAGATTGAGAGAGTTCTaaacttgttttattttatctaattattacaattttatcaaattttcacacaaaatataataaataattcaaaattttcaaatcataaaataaaaataatattttaacaatattttatttaactttaaattttcagtctatcttatctcatcttaatttacTATCGAAATCTTTCcttattaaaaaagataatgGTTTTACTGATCCTGAAGTGGGAATCTCTATTAACAATCATctaaataataacataatttaataacGCTAGCTGAAAAATAATTCAGTATATAATACGAATTAAATGGTCTAATCTTgcgatatatatacatatacacacgAGTGCATATTCTTCTACCATGCATAAAtgtatttaataaaagattttttctACTCAGCAGTCATACATTACACAActgttaagaaaataaaaataaaaaaatatatatgatgtaagAAGCTGATGAGtagatcatttttcttaataaaaataataagtcaTTGTTctcttatatgaaaaaaaaaaaaaggacccgGGTTGTCATAATGAAAATGTTTATCGGAATAATCCACAAATATTAACAGCCAAATCCCCCCTCTTGCCCCTCACAAAAGTATTAGTCTTCAATAGAGCAAGCCAATAGACACACTTGGAGATGAGAGGGACCTGTCCTTACGTATAAAAAACTTATGGAGTGCTCCCATTTATAAAAACTCAAATCCTAATAATGTTTAAGAAATTTTCATAATAAACTCATAATCTTCTAGCCATACATACGTAATTTACCACATTAAATACAATataatcttatattatttaggtgtaaaaaaattccaaatgaTCACCCAATATATTCGGTTTAATCAAAATACCATTATCAACTATATATCTAATCCgtttttataaaatacaaaacatataattaaatgaagtctatattttaaaattattctaatattTGATTCATCCATTGCGAGAAAAACTCTATCGTGCATGAGAAGATGCAACATTGATGTTAGCTGTGTCGTGCGATCGAGATTATCGTACGTTGAAAACTTTGTATTCCACGTCCTTCGCATTATCTAGATAAAAGTCAATTTCAATAAACTAAAGCGAACTCACATAAATGGTAGGATCAGAGCGCTGTTCCTTGTAGGCGCACGTTGGTCAAACCTGCGGCATTACTCAATATTAGAGTATTGCAGGCAATATATCCTCCTTCCATTATGGACTTAGTAACGTAACcatatttcttaataaaaaaaaattgttgtttcACTAAATAGAAATCTATGtccacttatatatttttattatctatatcACTTTTAAAATCAAACCTAGTGTTGTAAACTTTAGATTGAGAAGTGATctcatatcattattattataatttttttaaatttttacataaaatataataaataatttaattttttaaaattataattcaatttttttaattttaaaataataataatatttcatttcatttttaaatccgAGACCTAAATATCGGATTCCGTACTTGTTCTATATGGCAGCCCAACTTAAGGCCTCTTGGCGTGGAGTGACCTAGGGCCCAAAGTAACTACCCATCGCATTCATAAAATTGGGCCATTATTTAATTTGGGTCTTCCTCTCAGGACCCAGACCACCCCGCCCCCcacaagagagagaagaaaaagtcatacaataatttagagaagagagagaccTAGAGAACAGGTCCTACGTACCCTTCCGCACCTTTTGTGACCAGGAATAGATCTTTCAAACTAACAGTAGTTTGAAAATTCATTCATTATCCAAAACTGACCAGAAAAATATTAGAGCAAAAATTCAAAAGGAAATCTTTTTATTCACGAAATTAAACATGTTTCCTAATTAATATCAATGGTCCTAGATCAATTTGAAGTTAGGTTTGTGGATCAGGAAAGTAATCATGTTCGTCCAAGTTATGTTTAAAACTCATATATAATCCCCACTTCTTCAAAGTAATTCGTACGTtaaattgtaataaaaaaaaggaaataatatttaaacagaCGTTGCCCGAATCATATCTAAGCTTATACTCAATccatgatatatttattttatatatatatatataccttcacCTTTTATCATACTTCTCCCAGGATTCCGCGGGGAATCTCCGTCTTGACTCGAAGAAAAGTCGTTGAAGCCAAATTTAAAGTTCATACTCCAAAAATAATCACTAGTCAATATTACATGGCGCGATACTTATAAATCAGAAACTTCGACACTTCCACGCGTATTTAACGTGGAATTAGTTAATTTACAATggctgccatgcatgcatggtgcTACGCCTGCATGCAGCTGCCCAACTATTCTCATTTGACGCTCATATATTGAAGAGTTCTTCAAGTACTTTAAGTTAAAGCATATTTTTCATGTGGTTGATAGGTTAATACTTGCTTTGTACGTAAgagaattaaattttaaaattttcttataaatcaaGTTTTATCGTATCAATGACATAAAGGATACTATATATGCTACTTACCGACTTATCATCATGTATATATGCAATATTGACCACTGATTTCTTATCCGAATGGTGAACAGTACTACTTCATAAATCAATTAGCGTAAAACAGAAGACCACATTTTTGACCGGCATATAATAGTTGAAATAGAGCATTGCCGATCGATTGATGTAAACTGATTGATCATGAGTGCATCAGTTATATGATTGCAACTTTTGGGGAGAGAAAGAACTAATACGCGTCCAAATCCCTTGATCTTTAAGCATTCAGCTTTGGAATGAAAATTCTAAATGGGATCTAATTTGCtagttaatttagtttattgtaCAACATTGTGCATTTaatttaaactaattttatgTACGTAGTGCCAagtttatagatatatatattattaatattcttTGTTAACCCAGACAAGATCAAATATTGTGTTCCTCACACGTCAACGCTGAACAATTAAAACTCAACGGTCAAAGTCAACAACTGATCGTAGTGGTGGCGACGAATCTGGTGACAGGCGATGGCAACTCGTCCGAAGGCGAATGAGATCAATTCTTTTACATGGGTGACTTTTATACGTGGGAGTAGCATTATCAATTTACTATTAGTATAAGGAATGAGTCCAAacgaaatatgaaagaaaataaatacaatatctCATTTCATGGTCAAGATAATATTGTAATCAAAATAGTATACGTCGACGGAATCAGGCAAGCCATCTCTTGGACAGGGCGTTCTATAAATAGCCATGAAGATCAAGTTCGTTGCTAGTTGCAACCTAGCTCCCATAACGCAAACAAACAGTTATTTCTTATCCTCCATATTCATCCCCACGAATAATCACACCAAAAGACTCTGATCATATCCATGAGTGCATCCCAGAAAACCATCAAAGACCAAACATTATCAGGTCTTGGAAACCTACTGAGGCTCCTCCCGACGGGGACAGTCTTCACGTACCAGTTCCTCAGCCCTGCCTTATCCAACCATGGCAACTGCGACACCTTCAAGTACAAGTTCCCCACCTCCATCCTCGTTGGTCTCTGCGGTCTGGCATGCTTCTTTTCTACTTTCACCGACAGTTATGTCGGAGATGACAAGAAAACCCACTATGGGATCGCAACGTTGAAGGGTCTTTGGCCCTCGCCAGAGTCCAAGAACGTCGACTTGTCAGCCTATAAGCTTCGGTTTTCCGACTTCGTTCATGCCTTCTTTGCGGCGTTTGTGTTTGGAGTCGTCGTGCTTTTGGATCAAAATACTGTGGATTGCTTCTATCCGTTGTCGGCTTCCACTCAGACAACTTTGCTCAAGGTGTTGCCTCCTGCTGTTGGTGCGGCGTCGAGTGTGGTTTTCATGGCTTTTCCTAACAAGCGCCATGGAATCGGATACCCTAAAAGTAGTACTGAGTCTTCGAAGGATTCCAAGtctagtactagtactactactGGTACCACTACTGCAGCAGTATCCTCAACGACAGAAGTCTAAATAATTAAGTTCGAGCGAGTTTGGTTTTCTTTTACCTTGTTTCCTTGTTTTCGTGTGCCTATAATTTCCACGTTTATAAGGTTTGA
This genomic interval from Carya illinoinensis cultivar Pawnee chromosome 2, C.illinoinensisPawnee_v1, whole genome shotgun sequence contains the following:
- the LOC122301821 gene encoding protein DMP2-like gives rise to the protein MGASKSTESSQKTIKDQTLSGLGNLLRLLPTRTVFMYQFLSPALSNYGNCDPFNYKFLTSILVGLCGLACFFSTFIESYVGDDKKTHYGIATLKGLWPLPESKNVNLLAYKFRFADFVHAFFTVCVFGVVVLLDQNTVECFYPVSASTQKTLLKVLPPVVGEASSVVFMAFPNKRHGIRYPKSSTDSSN
- the LOC122294770 gene encoding protein DMP2-like; translated protein: MSASQKTIKDQTLSGLGNLLRLLPTGTVFTYQFLSPALSNHGNCDTFKYKFPTSILVGLCGLACFFSTFTDSYVGDDKKTHYGIATLKGLWPSPESKNVDLSAYKLRFSDFVHAFFAAFVFGVVVLLDQNTVDCFYPLSASTQTTLLKVLPPAVGAASSVVFMAFPNKRHGIGYPKSSTESSKDSKSSTSTTTGTTTAAVSSTTEV